Proteins from a single region of Mytilus trossulus isolate FHL-02 chromosome 2, PNRI_Mtr1.1.1.hap1, whole genome shotgun sequence:
- the LOC134707461 gene encoding endothelial differentiation-related factor 1-like: MAEADWSEVTYIGKRPPKASQLRSKQAINAAQRSGGDVETTKKFDGGGNKQHSTSKNTAKLDRETEELHHDTVSLDVCKLIMQGRQAKGWTQKELATKINEKQQIINEYESGKAIPNQQIMNKLERQLGMKLRGRDKGHALGKK; the protein is encoded by the exons ATGGCAGAAGCTGATTGGAGTGAAGTAACTTACATTGGTAAAAGACCACCAAAAGCTAGCCAACTTCGTTCAAAACAG gcTATAAATGCTGCTCAGAGATCAGGTGGTGACGTAGAAACAACTAAAAAAT TCGATGGAGGTGGAAACAAACAACACTCAACTAGTAAAAATACAGCCAAACTTGACAGAGAGACTGAGGAACTGCACCATGATACAGTTAGTCTGGATGTGTGCAAACTTATTATGCAGGGAAGACAGGCAAAGGGATGGACCCAAAAAGAATTGGCCACT aaaataaatgagaaacaacaaattataaatgaatatgaaTCTGGAAAGGCAATTCCAAACCAGCAAATTATGAATAAACTCGAAAGACAACTGG GTATGAAGCTTCGTGGACGAGACAAAGGCCATGCTCTTGGAAAGAAGTGA